In the Leptospira limi genome, one interval contains:
- a CDS encoding glycosyl transferase, protein MKLYYYISGHGFGHISRSGNIIKRLLNEVFIEEIHLISTRIGFIDYEHPKLKLRSLKLDVGISQKDSLSIDIETTKEELIQFEKSKSILLKEETKYCKDQKISLILTDSSSFPITIALETGIPSIFIGNFTWDFIYRNYAKSDSYFGNLSDHLEVEYGFVTEALVLPFQCPMPNFLERTNIGLVGRKPTLPKEIARKQFGFRDEITYILLSFGAYGLEGHRLHTDFLPKHIQLVAFGVPGIQSDGILVPEVSHYPDLVAASDFVCTKPGYGILAECYYAKTPILYTDRGDFSEYLYLVGALDLYFQSAYLPLEKIISCEFEETLAYMRTVDGMTPKSELKTNGEEDVVRHLLEYT, encoded by the coding sequence ATGAAACTGTATTATTATATTTCAGGCCATGGGTTCGGACATATCAGTCGTTCGGGAAACATCATTAAACGTTTATTAAACGAAGTTTTCATTGAAGAAATCCATTTAATAAGCACCCGTATCGGTTTTATCGACTATGAACATCCCAAATTAAAACTACGCTCTCTCAAATTAGATGTAGGTATCTCACAAAAAGATTCACTTTCCATAGACATTGAAACTACAAAAGAGGAACTGATCCAATTTGAAAAATCCAAATCGATTTTATTAAAGGAAGAGACCAAATACTGTAAAGATCAAAAAATCTCTCTGATCCTAACCGATAGTTCATCCTTCCCAATTACAATCGCATTGGAAACAGGGATTCCCAGTATCTTCATTGGAAATTTTACTTGGGATTTTATTTACCGTAATTATGCAAAATCCGATTCTTACTTCGGAAATTTGAGCGACCATCTGGAAGTGGAATATGGGTTTGTGACAGAAGCTCTGGTTTTACCTTTCCAATGCCCTATGCCTAATTTTTTAGAACGAACGAATATCGGCCTTGTTGGGAGAAAACCAACCCTACCAAAGGAGATAGCTCGTAAACAATTTGGGTTCCGAGATGAAATCACTTATATCCTCCTTTCCTTTGGAGCTTATGGATTAGAAGGACATAGGTTACATACCGATTTTTTGCCTAAACATATCCAACTTGTTGCATTTGGAGTTCCTGGCATTCAATCTGATGGAATTTTGGTACCAGAAGTCTCACATTACCCGGATTTGGTGGCAGCTTCTGATTTTGTTTGTACAAAACCTGGGTATGGAATTTTAGCAGAATGTTATTATGCAAAAACGCCAATTCTTTATACAGATCGTGGAGACTTCAGCGAATACCTTTATCTCGTTGGTGCACTTGATTTGTATTTTCAATCTGCCTATTTGCCTTTAGAAAAAATTATTTCTTGTGAATTTGAAGAAACCCTGGCATACATGAGAACAGTGGATGGAATGACTCCCAAATCGGAACTAAAAACAAATGGTGAAGAAGATGTGGTTCGTCATTTGTTAGAATATACATAA
- a CDS encoding TrmH family RNA methyltransferase, with protein sequence MKQQRSSITSFSNPKVKWVSGLKEKRNRDEEKKFFIEGYREIKKAITGNQKSPIPCLTAKITSVFVSPECFLGENEEELISSLRCPIYELPRKIFEKISYRDRPDGLIAVADTPNANVPWEQIKTIQTNPILIIEGVEKPGNLGTILRTAEGAGVGLVIVTDPRIDLFNPNVVRASTGTIFTLPVYIGDIQEVLSEFHNKGYKRYAVTPEGKTLYSSVDMKEKSVFLFGSEQYGLSPIAKELADKTLYLPMLGEADSLNLAMSCGIVLYESIRQRSK encoded by the coding sequence ATGAAACAACAACGATCCTCCATCACAAGTTTCTCAAACCCAAAAGTCAAATGGGTCAGTGGTCTAAAAGAAAAAAGAAACCGAGATGAAGAGAAAAAATTTTTCATCGAAGGTTACAGAGAAATCAAAAAAGCCATCACAGGGAATCAAAAATCACCTATCCCTTGTTTAACGGCAAAGATTACGAGTGTATTCGTTTCTCCCGAATGTTTTTTAGGAGAAAATGAGGAAGAACTCATTTCTTCGCTTCGATGTCCGATTTACGAATTACCTAGAAAAATTTTTGAAAAGATATCCTATCGGGATCGGCCTGATGGTCTCATTGCCGTTGCAGACACGCCAAATGCAAATGTTCCATGGGAACAAATCAAAACCATCCAAACCAATCCCATCCTCATCATCGAAGGTGTTGAAAAACCAGGGAATCTTGGCACCATTCTTCGGACTGCAGAAGGTGCGGGTGTAGGGCTTGTGATTGTCACAGACCCAAGGATTGATCTATTTAATCCCAATGTAGTCCGAGCAAGTACTGGAACTATTTTCACACTCCCCGTATACATTGGAGACATACAGGAAGTATTGTCTGAATTTCATAACAAAGGATACAAACGGTATGCGGTCACACCAGAAGGGAAAACCTTGTACAGTTCTGTGGATATGAAGGAGAAATCTGTTTTTTTATTTGGGAGTGAACAGTATGGACTGAGTCCGATTGCCAAGGAACTCGCAGATAAAACATTATATCTTCCAATGCTCGGTGAAGCGGATTCCCTCAATTTAGCTATGTCTTGTGGAATTGTTTTATACGAATCCATCCGCCAAAGATCCAAATGA